In a genomic window of Streptococcus oralis subsp. tigurinus:
- the spxB gene encoding pyruvate oxidase: protein MTQGKITASAAMLNVLKTWGVDTIYGIPSGTLSSLMDALAEDKDIRFLQVRHEETGALAAVMQAKFGGSIGVAVGSGGPGATHLINGVYDAAMDNTPFLAILGSRPVNELNMDAFQELNQNPMYNGIAVYNKRVAYAEQLPKVIDEACRAAVSKKGPAVVEIPVNFGFQEIDENSYYGSGSYERRFIAPALNEVEIDKAVEILNNAERPVIYAGFGGVGAGDVITELSRKIKAPIITTGKNFEAFEWDYEGLTGSAYRVGWKPANEVVFEADTVLFLGSNFPFAEVYEAFKNTEKFIQVDIDPYKLGKRHALDASILGDAGQAAKAILDKVNPVESTPWWRANVKNNQNWRDYMNKLEGKTEGELQLYQVYNAINKHADQDAIYSIDVGDTTQTSTRHLHMTPKNMWRTSPLFATMGIALPGGIAAKKDNPDRQVWNIMGDGAFNMCYPDVITNVQYDLPVINVIFSNGKYAFIKDKYEDTNKHLFGCDFTNADYAKIAEAQGAVGFTVDRIEDIDAVVAEAVKLNKEGKTVVIDARITQHRPLPVEVLELDPKLHSEEAIKAFKEKYEAEELVPFRLFLEEEGLQSRAIK, encoded by the coding sequence ATGACTCAAGGGAAAATTACTGCATCTGCAGCAATGCTTAATGTATTGAAAACATGGGGCGTAGATACAATCTACGGTATCCCATCAGGAACACTCAGCTCATTGATGGATGCTTTGGCTGAAGACAAAGATATCCGCTTCTTGCAAGTTCGCCACGAAGAAACAGGTGCTCTTGCAGCGGTAATGCAAGCTAAATTCGGCGGCTCAATCGGGGTTGCTGTTGGTTCAGGTGGTCCAGGTGCGACTCACTTGATTAACGGTGTTTACGATGCAGCTATGGATAACACTCCATTCCTTGCTATCCTTGGATCACGTCCAGTTAACGAACTCAACATGGATGCCTTCCAAGAATTGAACCAAAACCCAATGTACAACGGTATCGCTGTCTACAACAAACGTGTAGCTTACGCTGAGCAATTGCCAAAAGTAATTGACGAAGCTTGCCGTGCTGCAGTTTCTAAAAAAGGTCCAGCTGTTGTTGAAATCCCAGTAAACTTCGGTTTCCAAGAAATCGACGAAAACTCATACTACGGATCAGGTTCTTACGAACGTCGCTTCATCGCTCCTGCTTTGAACGAAGTTGAAATTGACAAAGCAGTTGAGATCTTGAACAATGCGGAACGTCCAGTTATCTACGCTGGTTTCGGTGGAGTTGGTGCTGGTGATGTCATCACTGAATTGTCACGTAAGATCAAAGCACCAATCATCACAACTGGTAAAAACTTCGAAGCCTTTGAATGGGACTACGAAGGTTTGACAGGTTCTGCTTACCGTGTTGGTTGGAAACCAGCCAACGAAGTGGTCTTTGAAGCAGACACCGTTCTTTTCCTTGGTTCAAACTTCCCATTTGCTGAAGTTTACGAAGCCTTCAAGAACACTGAAAAATTCATCCAAGTTGATATTGACCCTTACAAACTTGGTAAACGTCATGCCCTTGATGCTTCTATCCTTGGTGATGCAGGTCAAGCAGCGAAAGCAATCCTTGACAAAGTAAACCCAGTAGAATCTACTCCATGGTGGCGTGCAAACGTTAAGAACAACCAAAACTGGCGTGATTACATGAACAAACTCGAAGGTAAAACTGAGGGTGAATTGCAATTGTACCAAGTTTACAATGCTATCAATAAACATGCTGATCAAGACGCTATCTACTCAATCGACGTAGGTGACACTACTCAAACATCTACTCGTCACCTTCACATGACACCTAAGAACATGTGGCGTACATCTCCACTCTTTGCGACAATGGGTATTGCCCTTCCTGGTGGTATCGCTGCTAAAAAAGACAATCCAGATCGCCAAGTATGGAACATCATGGGTGACGGTGCATTCAACATGTGCTACCCAGACGTGATCACAAACGTTCAATACGACCTTCCAGTTATCAACGTTATCTTCTCAAATGGTAAATATGCCTTCATCAAGGACAAATACGAAGACACAAATAAACACTTGTTTGGTTGTGACTTCACAAACGCTGACTACGCAAAAATTGCTGAAGCACAAGGTGCTGTTGGATTTACAGTTGATCGTATCGAAGACATCGACGCAGTTGTTGCAGAAGCTGTGAAACTCAACAAAGAAGGTAAAACTGTTGTTATCGATGCTCGCATCACGCAACACCGTCCACTTCCAGTAGAAGTACTTGAATTGGATCCAAAACTTCACTCAGAAGAAGCAATCAAAGCCTTCAAGGAAAAATACGAAGCAGAAGAACTCGTACCATTCCGCCTCTTCTTGGAAGAAGAAGGATTGCAATCACGCGCAATCAAATAA
- a CDS encoding VOC family protein: MNLNQLDIIVSNVPQVCADLERILDKKADYVDDSFAQFTIGSHCLMLSQNHLIPLENFQSGIILHIEVEDVDQNYQRLKELGIQVLNGPVVTDWGTESLLVGGPSGLVLDFYRMK, from the coding sequence ATGAATTTAAATCAATTAGATATCATCGTTTCAAATGTTCCTCAAGTCTGTGCCGACTTGGAGCGTATTTTGGATAAAAAAGCCGATTATGTTGACGACAGTTTTGCACAGTTCACGATTGGCAGTCACTGCCTCATGTTGTCTCAAAATCATTTGATTCCTTTGGAAAACTTTCAGTCAGGAATCATTCTTCATATCGAGGTTGAGGATGTAGATCAGAACTACCAACGGTTGAAAGAGCTTGGTATCCAGGTTTTAAACGGTCCAGTTGTAACCGATTGGGGAACCGAAAGCCTGTTAGTTGGAGGCCCTTCCGGACTAGTGCTTGATTTTTATCGTATGAAATAA
- the manA gene encoding mannose-6-phosphate isomerase, class I, with product MSEPLFLKSVMQEKIWGGTKLRDEFGYDIPSEKIGEYWAISAHPNGVSKVANGRYEGTDLATLYAEHRELFGNRPEPVFPLLTKILDANDWLSVQVHPDDAYGLEHEGELGKTECWYIIAADEGSEIIYGHNAKSKEELRQQIEDKNWDALLTKVPVKAGDFFYVPSGTMHAIGAGILILETQQSSDTTYRVYDFDRKDDKGNLRELHLEKSIDVLNIGEPANSRPVTVKADDLRSTLLVSNDFFAVYKWEITGKVDFEKTADYSLLSVLAGQGHLTVDGKNYPIQKGSHFILPSDVETWTLEGQGLELIVSHP from the coding sequence ATGTCAGAACCATTATTTTTAAAATCAGTTATGCAAGAAAAAATCTGGGGTGGAACCAAGCTACGTGATGAGTTTGGTTACGACATTCCAAGTGAAAAAATCGGAGAATACTGGGCTATCTCAGCTCATCCAAATGGAGTTTCTAAGGTAGCCAATGGTCGCTACGAGGGAACAGACCTAGCAACTTTGTATGCGGAACACCGTGAGTTGTTTGGCAACCGTCCAGAACCTGTGTTTCCACTCTTGACCAAAATCCTCGATGCCAATGACTGGCTCAGTGTTCAAGTTCACCCAGACGATGCCTATGGACTAGAGCATGAAGGCGAACTTGGAAAAACAGAATGCTGGTATATCATCGCAGCGGATGAAGGATCAGAGATTATCTATGGTCATAATGCCAAATCAAAAGAAGAACTTCGCCAGCAAATCGAAGACAAGAACTGGGATGCCTTACTGACAAAAGTGCCAGTTAAGGCTGGAGATTTCTTCTATGTACCAAGTGGTACCATGCACGCTATCGGTGCAGGTATCTTGATTCTTGAAACCCAGCAGTCTAGTGACACTACCTACCGTGTCTATGACTTTGACCGCAAGGATGACAAGGGCAACTTGCGTGAACTTCATCTTGAAAAATCCATTGATGTTTTAAACATTGGAGAACCTGCCAATAGCCGACCTGTCACTGTCAAAGCAGATGATCTACGTTCCACTCTCCTTGTATCCAATGATTTCTTCGCAGTTTACAAGTGGGAAATCACTGGAAAAGTTGACTTTGAAAAGACAGCTGACTACAGCTTGTTGAGTGTCTTAGCCGGTCAAGGTCACCTCACTGTTGATGGAAAAAACTATCCGATTCAAAAAGGGAGCCACTTTATCCTACCAAGTGATGTTGAAACTTGGACCTTGGAAGGGCAAGGTTTGGAATTGATTGTTAGCCATCCATAA